One genomic segment of Sorex araneus isolate mSorAra2 chromosome X, mSorAra2.pri, whole genome shotgun sequence includes these proteins:
- the HAPSTR2 gene encoding HUWE1-associated protein modifying stress responses produces the protein MEEAAADAEADEAEPWLSKWERQCLAEAEQGEPADAGGADGPGLQGERQRLWQLFQLSAIAVAQLYKDAQAGPSVWDPFQHAAMAVTSLYQESGDAHRRSFELGVQVGRRRRSRDLLDWARKGRSTIPREDLIGFLCGKDPPTSRAAPRAPRSPPKPPAAAEPPGPEPGSSAREADLRPFHDAIALHGLSGALESISVGSGVPRGAELPPRSPPTEGAAAAAASDAMGEVAFSPDSAGTRKRTSASCGDGVSDSPTPKRHRLL, from the coding sequence ATGGAGGAGGCGGCGGCCGACGCCGAGGCCGACGAGGCCGAGCCGTGGCTGAGCAAGTGGGAGCGCCAGTGCCTGGCCGAGGCCGAGCAGGGCGAGCCGGCCGACGCGGGCGGCGCCGACGGGCCCGGGCTGCAGGGCGAGCGGCAGCGGCTGTGGCAGCTCTTCCAGCTCTCGGCCATCGCCGTGGCGCAGCTGTACAAGGACGCGCAGGCGGGGCCGTCCGTGTGGGACCCCTTCCAGCACGCGGCCATGGCCGTGACCAGCCTGTACCAGGAGAGCGGCGACGCGCACCGGCGAAGTTTCGAGCTGGGCGTGCAGGTGGGCCGCCGGCGCCGCAGCCGCGACCTGCTGGACTGGGCCCGGAAGGGCCGCAGCACCATCCCTCGCGAAGACCTCATCGGCTTCCTGTGCGGCAAGGACCCCCCGACGTCGCGggcggcgccccgcgccccgcgctcgCCCCCGaagccgcccgccgccgccgagccCCCCGGCCCCGAGCCCGGAAGCAGTGCCCGCGAAGCCGATCTGCGCCCCTTCCACGACGCCATCGCCCTGCACGGGCTCAGCGGGGCCCTGGAGAGCATCAGCGTGGGCTCCGGAGTCCCCCGGGGGGCCGAGCTGCCCCCGAGGAGCCCCCCGACGGagggggcagcggcggcggcggccagcgACGCCATGGGAGAGGTGGCCTTCAGCCCGGACAGTGCGGGGACCCGCAAGCGCACTTCGGCCAGTTGCGGCGACGGCGTCTCGGACTCCCCGACGCCCAAGCGCCACCGGCTGCTTTAA